A single window of Toxotes jaculatrix isolate fToxJac2 chromosome 4, fToxJac2.pri, whole genome shotgun sequence DNA harbors:
- the pcyt2 gene encoding ethanolamine-phosphate cytidylyltransferase yields MIKNGHHDTDDRRDEAGISKPGDSVCSPEKRKRVVRLWCDGCYDMVHYGHSNQLRQAKAMGDYLIVGVHTDAEISKHKGPPVFTQEERYKMVRAIKWVDEIVEGAPYVTTLETLDQFNCDFCVHGDDITLTVDGKDTYEEVKRAGRYRECKRTQGVSTTDLVGRMLLMTKAHHSNMDNPDYQQHTDNFGKGPKGHSPWTGVSQFLQTSQKIIQFASGKEPQPGDTIIYVAGAFDLFHIGHVDFLEMVYKQAERPYVIVGLHFDQEVNRYKGKNYPIMNIHERTLSVLACRYVSEVVIGAPYAVGKDLLDHFKVDLVCHGKTEVFPDKDGADPYAEPKKRGIFRTIDSGNNLTTDDIVQRIIENRLQFEARNQKKEAKEMAVIEAMKKREQQEQSEAAAQTSH; encoded by the exons ATGATCAAAAACGGCCACCACGACACCGACGATCGGCGGGATGAAGCCGGTATCAGTAAGCCGGGTGACTCAGTGTGCAGTCCGGAGAAAAGAAAGCGCGTCGTCCGGTTGTGGTGTGACGGCTG TTACGACATGGTGCACTATGGTCACTCCAACCAGCTACGGCAGGCCAAAGCCATGGGAGATTACCTCATAGTTGGAGTGCATACAGATG CGGAGATTTCCAAGCACAAAGGTCCTCCAGTCTTCACTCAGGAAGAACGCTACAAGATGGTGCGGGCAATCAAGTGGGTGGATGAGATAGTAGAAGGAGCGCCGTACGTCACCACCCTGGAGACTCTGGACCAGTTCAACTGTGACTTCTGTGTGCATGGTG ATGACATCACACTGACGGTAGACGGTAAGGACACATATGAAGAGGTGAAGCGTGCTGGCCGTTACCGGGAATGTAAACGCACACAGGGTGTCTCCACCACCGACCTGGTGGGACGTATGCTTCTCATGACCAAAGCCCATCACAGCAACAtg GATAACCCAGATTACCAGCAGCATACAGACAACTTTGGAAAG GGTCCTAAAGGCCACAGTCCATGGACAGGAGTGTCTCAGTTCCTCCAGACGTCCCAGAAGATCATCCAGTTCGCCTCAGGAAAGGAGCCGCAGCCTGGAGACACCATTATCTATGTGGCTGGAGCATTTGACCTCTTCC ACATCGGCCATGTTGACTTCCTAGAGATGGTCTATAAGCAGGCAGAGAGGCCCTATGTCATCGTAGGTCTACACTTTGATCAG GAAGTGAATCGGTACAAGGGGAAGAACTATCCAATCATGAACATCCACGAGAGAACGCTGAGTGTCTTAGCCTGTCGG TATGTCTCAGAGGTGGTGATTGGTGCACCGTATGCAGTGGGAAAAGACCTGCTGGATCACTTTAAG GTGGACCTGGTGTGTCATGGCAAGACAGAGGTGTTTCCAGACAAGGATGGTGCAGATCCGTATGCC GAGCCTAAGAAGAGGGGGATATTCAGGACCATCGATAGTGGAAACAATCTCACCACTGATGACATCGTCCAGAGGATCATTGAAAACAG GCTGCAGTTTGAAGCCAGGAACCAGAAGAAGGAGGCCAAGGAGATGGCGGTGATCGAGGCGatgaagaagagagagcagcaggagcagagtgAAGCTGCTGCCCAGACTTCTCACTAG